The DNA window ttattatttttgaatattttcattataagctttaattattttttttgacaaaatgtATAACCgttccccaacccataaataaaaagataatatattTCTGTGCACATTCTCCTGCATTGGTAACAATACCCATACTAATCGAGTTAACACTCAATCGACTACAACATAAAAAAGATAATATCATTTGATTTCATTATATTTGTCATATAAAATTTTTCACTCATAATTATACTATAATATAAGctagtgtatatatattattggttTTCTTAACATCTATTTTTTACATCAATTAAATGCACTTGAAAGTAGGACCAGGGCAGCAGATCAAACATCAACACTCCATCTTAAAGGATTGTATCCCAAAGCAATATACAAAGCATGTAATTTGGAACAACAAttacccccccccaaaaaaaaaaagaacagaaaagtTCGTTATTACAGTTAAACTCCCTGAGATTGCATCTCTGATGGATCAATCAGACCCTCTAATACAACAAGCTGATCCAGCAGGGCAAGCTTCTCATCTTCAAGTGCCTTCACTTCATCTTCcacttctttcatttctttacCCATTGCAAAGCTTTCTTCCTCTAGCAGCAAGTACTTTCTCCTCAGTGCCCGGTATTCGTTTCCCGATGTCGAAGACTCCGGTAATGAATCCGAATTCGATCTCTCTGGTTGTTGAAATACTGGAGACATTTCTTTCTTCGAGTTCCTTTTGGATGTCTTTTTCCCTGTTTTTGATGGTACAGATTCTTTGAAATCATTCCGTTCTATCGGAA is part of the Gossypium hirsutum isolate 1008001.06 chromosome D11, Gossypium_hirsutum_v2.1, whole genome shotgun sequence genome and encodes:
- the LOC107912902 gene encoding uncharacterized protein isoform X1 yields the protein MQDHPRMPPSEQGLNPKSRKKKSSTNKSALLPIERNDFKESVPSKTGKKTSKRNSKKEMSPVFQQPERSNSDSLPESSTSGNEYRALRRKYLLLEEESFAMGKEMKEVEDEVKALEDEKLALLDQLVVLEGLIDPSEMQSQGV
- the LOC107912902 gene encoding uncharacterized protein isoform X2, whose product is MPPSEQGLNPKSRKKKSSTNKSALLPIERNDFKESVPSKTGKKTSKRNSKKEMSPVFQQPERSNSDSLPESSTSGNEYRALRRKYLLLEEESFAMGKEMKEVEDEVKALEDEKLALLDQLVVLEGLIDPSEMQSQGV